DNA from Acidobacteriota bacterium:
CCTCGCGACCGAAGCGTTCTGGCGGATCCTCGGCCGTCACGACAAGCTCCCCGGCTATCTCTACGACTACCTCCGCCGCGGACCGAGGCCGAACGAGATCTACCTCGTGCTGGACCGGGACCAGGCGGTCCGGCTGAAAGAGCGATTCCTCGAGATCGAGGCGGCGCGGCGCTAGCGATTCAGAAACGCGAGCAGGTCCGCCATGTCGGCGGGTTCGAGGCCCGCTTCGAGCTCCTCCGGCATCATGGACAGACTGTCGCTGCGGACCTCCCGGACTCGTTCGGCGGGCACTTCGACCAGAAGGTCTTCGGCCGCCCGCAGGACGATCCCGCCGCCGGCGCTCTCGGCCAGAAGACCCGAGTGGACCTCGCCGTCCGTCGTCTCGACCACGTAGTTCACGTAGGCGGCGTCGACCGCCGCGTTCGGGTCCAGGATGTCGTGCAGAAGGGTCTCCGCACTCTTGCGGCCGACGCCGGACAGGTCCGGGCCCGGGCCACTGCCGGCGCCGCCGCTCCGGTGGCAACGGGCGCAGAGTTCGTGGAACAGGGCTTCTCCCCTATTCGGATCGCCGTCGAGCTGGAGCGCCGGCCGCATTGCCTCGATCGCCTCGGCACGGGTAACGACGCCGGCATCGTCGAACAGGGCCCGCGCCCGCCGGCGGATCTCCTGGTCGGGCGAGCGCAGCAAAAAGCGCCGCCGCTCCAGAATGAAGTTCATCTCCCCGAGCCCGATGCGTCCGCTCTCGAGCGCGTCGAGAAGAGCCCCGTGCCGGCTCCGGCTTCGGATCAGGTAGCTGCCCGCATCGCGCCGGGCGTCCGGTCCCAGGTACGACCAGCGTTCGACCAGGTACGCCGTGACCGCCCCCTCGTCCGCCGACGCCAGCTCCGCCATCGCCGCTCGCTGCACCCGTCGGGGCTGGTCCGCGTCGAGCAGGGCACCCATTCGCTCCAGCCACGTTTCTCCGACCGGGACCGTCTCGGCGACTCGAGTTTCGGCGGTGTCGGCGGCTTCCGGGCAGCGCGGGACGACCTCTTCCGACGCCGCCGGCCAGTGCCGGCGTAGACCGAAGAGAGCCACCGCCTCAAGCCTCTCCTCCAGGCCACCGGCCGGGTTCGCGGCCCGCACGCCGGCACAGTCGAGAAGACCGACTTCTGCAGGAGACGCCTCGGCCCCCAAAGCCGCACTCAGGCGCCAGGCGGAGGCCGCGAGGACGTCGTCGCCGGATTGCCGCAGGCGCCGCAACGGACCGGCCAGGGCTGAGTCGTCGACCGTTCGGTCTCCCTCGCCGGTGGCCGCGGCCGTCAGGCCGGCGAGCAGGGCGTCGCCAACCCCGGAACGGCCTTCAGCGGAGGCGGACAGGGCCCGGAGCACCGGCTCGCCCGCCATCAGCTCGCCCAACCGTTCCGCGGGCAGCAGAGTCGCGACCCGTTCGACGACTTCGCCGTCGGCGACGCCCGAGGTCAGCAACAGCTCGAGCGAACGGACCGGATCTACGGCGAGGACGGAGGCCGCGGCGAGCCGGAGCCAACGCTGCCCGGTTGCCGACTCCGCCGGCACCGGCGCCTCCTCTGCCGCGGATGTGACTCCGGCCACCACCGCCGACATCGTCGCGCCCCGAAGCGGCGCCTCGCCCCCGACCTCCGACCGGAGGAGCATCCCGGACGTCAGCATCGCCTGGAGACGCACGGCCGGATCGGGATCGCCGATCAGGGCCACGACCCGGGGCACGAGGGGCATCAGCGGACTGGCGGGCGCGTCGTCCCGAAGCGTCTCCTCAAAGGCCAGCACGGCGTTGCGCCGAAGCTCCGGGCCGGGGTCGTCGAGCGCGGCCTCGAGCGACTCCCGGTCGAGTTCACCGAAGCCGCTCAGGGTCCAGAGCGCGTGCAGTCTCCCGAGCGGCTGCGCGTTCTCCAGCATCTCCCGCAGGTCCCCGACGAGCGCCTCAGGCGGGGCCGCCGCGAACTCCTCGACCAGTAGCCGCTGCGCGGCAAGGCGCCGCCACCGGTTCGGGTGAGACAACGCATCGAGCAGGTCCGCAGGGCGCGAGCGGTCGAAACCCGCGAAGTCTTCGAACGCAGCCGGCAGTCCACGGGCAGGCACGATCCGGAAGATGCGGCCCCGATCGCCACCTTCGTAGAGGTCGAGTTCCGCCTCCATCGGGTCGGGAATCCACTCCGGGTGTTCAACGACGGCGCGATGCATGTCGAGGACGTAGAGGGCGCCGTCAGGCCCCACCGTCAGGTTGACCGGCCGAAACAGCGGGTCGGTCGAGGCCAGGAATTCGACTCCGGGCCGACCCCTGACCGCCTCCGCCGCCGCGCCGGCCGTGTCGACGACCGCGCGATGAACCACGTTCGCGGACGGGTCGGCGATGAACACCTGGGTTCCCTGTTCCTCCAGGCCGACGCCGTCGAACGCGCCGCCGGCATACACGGTGACCGAACACGCGGCCGAGAAGCTCCTGGACTGCTCCGGGTGGTTCGGGCGCGTCTGCCGCACGCCGATCGGAAACAGCTCGGCCGGACCACCCTCCGGAGGCGCCGCCAGTCGCAGGCGGCCGTCCTGCCAGGCCGCCGGCAGCGGCTCGAGGTAGCGGCGCGGAATGACGACCTGGCTGAGGTGGTCCAGGTTGTGGGTGCCGAAGACGCGGCCCCAGGGACCGAAGGTCATGCCGAAGCCGCCGGCGCCACGACCGGTGCGCTCGAAGCGCCGGGCGCCGAAGTCGACCCGGAAGTCGTCCTGCCCGATGTCCTCTTCCGCGCGCGGCAATCCAACCTCGTCCGGCGATTCCGGCCAGAAGACGCGGGCGCCGTTGCCACCGTTGACGCCGTAGATCCAGTTGTCCAGGCCGTAGCGGAGCGCGTTCACGTTGTGCTGGGGGTTGCCTTCGGCGAAGCCGCTCAGAAGCACGTCCCGGCGGTCCGCCCTGCCGTCGCCGTCCGTGTCCTCCAGGTACACGATGTGCGGCGGCGCCGCCACCAGCAGCCCCCGGCGCCACGGCAGGATCGAATCCGCCATGCCGAGATCGTCCGCGAACAACCGGCGGTGGTCCCACGTTCCGTCGCCGTCGCGGTCGGCGAGTTCGACGATTCGGGCCGGCCGCTCCATGTCGGGGTAGCCCGGCAGTTCGAGGACGAAAGCCCGCCCCCTTTCGTCGAAGGCAAGGTCGATCGGATCGACCGTGACCGGCTCGGCGGCCGCGAGTTCGAGCGCGAACGCCGGGTGAAGCTCGAAGCCCGACGGCACGCCATCGAGCACCGGCCCGTTGGACCTCGGCCCAGCGCAGCCGGCGACCACCAGTGCGGCGGCCGCCAGCGCCAGGCCGGCCGACCGGCCCTCCGGAACGCTACTCGCCGCCGCCGCCGGCCGCGGCGGCCGCATCGGCCTCGAGCAGCCGGGCGCCGCGCATGATGTTGCCCATCGCATAGTTGCCTTCGTGGCAGGCGTACTCGTAGACCCTGCCATCCGCGGCCGGCCACGGGAACTCGCCGCTCCAGGCTTTCTCCCAGGTCGTCGGATCCTCGACCGTGAAGCTGTAGTTCAGCGTGTCTTCATCGATCCGGCTGAAGCGCTCGGTGACCTTGAGGCTTTCGCCGGCGCCGTAGGTGTACATGCCGGGTTTCTTGCCGAAGTTCCTCGTCTCGACCACCAGAGTGTCACCGTCCCAGCGACCCACGGAGTCACCCATGTAGGCCGTCATGCCGTCCCGCAGGTGGGCGCCGCCGATCCGGATGATCCGGGCGTCGTGGATCATCTCGGCCAGGATCATCACGTAGTCCTCGGTCTGCACCACCCGCTTCAGGTTGTTGTAGGCGGTAGGCAGCATCGGCGGGCCGGAGGTCGAACCGAATCCGAGGATGCACCGCTCGCCGAGCGGACGCTGCTCGATGTCGTCGTACGGACCCGGTCCGTCGTTCTCGAGCCACCAGGCGGTGCCGGTGTTTTCGCGGAAGAGCGTGAAGAACGCCATCCTCTTCTGCTGCGCCTCCGGCGTCATCTCCGGCAGGCGGCCGTTGGGCGGATCGAAGACGAGAGACGTGCGGAACCGGCCGTCGATCGAGATCGAGCGGCTGCCGTAGTCGAGCCAGAAGTCGTTGTAGCCGCCGACGTTGCCCGCGGCGCCCGGGGAGCCGTCGCCGCCCGGCGGCGGCGCCTCCCGGGTCGGGTCGCTCGCCTCGAGGTCGGCGGCCCGGCGGTCGGCGACCGTCCGCGCGATCTCTTCGGCCTCTTCCGGGGACAGATACAGATTGTCCCCGAACTTGGGATCGCGCTCGAGTGGCGTCAGCGTCGCGATGTCGTAGACGCCGGTGAGATCCGGTCGTCCGCTCGCCGTCCGCGGAATGTCGCCGGCGCCGTCCGCGGCGGACAGGGCGGCGGGCAGCAGCAGCACCGCACCCGACAGTGCGGCGGCGCCCGCGGGGGAAGCGATGCGGTGTCCAATCGTCTTCATGATCTGCTCGACCTCGTCTTCATCATCTGCTCAACTCCCTCCTGGAAGGTCGGCTGCAGCGAGCTGCCAGTCTAAGCTACACTCCCGCCGCCACGACCACCAAGCGCAACGCCGTCCGGAGTTCGAAGAGTAGGGCGGTACCGAGAACGGAGAACCCCATGAGATGCCTCGTGCCCGCCGCAATGCTCGCTAGCGCCGTCACGCTCGCCTCGGCGAGTGCCGGCGCCGCGAACCTCGCCGTCGGCGACGCCGCGCCGGACTTCACCCTGCCGAGCACCGACGGCAGCCAGGTGACCCTGTCCTCCTTCGCCGGCCAGAAAAACGTCGTCCTGGCCTTCTTCCCCAAGGCCTTCACCGCCGGCTGAACGATGGAAATGAAGGGATACCAGGCTGGTATCTCCGACTTCACGGGCAGTGATTCCATCGTGTTCGGCATCAGCACCGACGTGCTGGACGAAAACAAGCGGTTCGCCGAGGAGCTGGAGCTCGACTTCGCGCTCCTGAGCGACGCCGGCGGCGAAGTCGCCAAGCAGTACGGCGGCATGATGGAGCGATTCCCCACGGCCGCCAACCGCGTCACCTACGTGGTCGGCAAGGACGGGAAGATCGCCTACATCGGCGAAGGCGCCGAAGCAATGAACCCGGCCGGCGCGAAGGACGCCTGCCTGGGCCTGGACTAGCAGCATCTCGCCGCGGAACGCGGCGTAGCAAGTCTGCGGCGAGAGGCCGCCGGTCAGGACGGGATGGGCCGAAACGCGGCGCTTGCGACGGGTTTCGGGGCTGCGGCAATCAGGCCTGCGCGGCGCTGAGGGCCGCTTCGACGCGGGGCTGGTACAGCTCGACCCGGTTCCCGTCTCCGTCCAGGATCCACGCGAACAGGGCGTAGCCCTCGTCGTCCGTGCGAAGGGGCTCGACGCCCCGCTCAGCGAGGTGTGCCAGCAGGGCGGCGAGGTCCCGAACGCGCAGGTTGACCATGAACGGCTGATCGCCGTACATGTCGCCCTGCCCCACGCCCTCGTTGCGGGCCATCCGTGGCACCGGACGCTTCGCCTTCATGATCGCGAACGTCGTGTCCATGACCCACGCGGGATCCTCCGGGTCCGCGGCCACGTAGCGGACGTAGAAGGCCCCGAACTCTTCGCTGCCTTCGAACTCGATGCCGAGGTGCTCCGTGTACCAGTCGGCGAGCCGTTTCGGGTCCTCGCTGAACACGAAGGCGCCGCCAACGCCATCGATCAGGCTCATGGCGAGCCGCCGTCCGGATTCGGCCCCATCAAGGGGCAGCCAACGCCATCGATCAGGCTCATGGCGAGCCGCCCGTCGTCGTCGGGTCCATCCGCGACCTGACCTGCGTCCGCACACTGACGGTCTGGCGGCTCACCGGGTCGTGCACCGAAACCAGGAGATCGTGAGGCCTACGGCGCAGGGTCAGGACGGTGTCGTATGACACGACCGCATCCGGCGCCGGCTGTGTCCCGCCGGCCAGGTTGAGCGGAATGACCGGCATCCGCGCCTGCTGTCCGTTCCGGTCGACGACGGCGAAGCGGAGTTCAAGCCGGGCCAGGAACCGATCCTCGAAGGGAAACACCGGGAAGTAGCCCACCGGGATGTAGACGGTCACCGGCACCAGCATCTTGCGGCGAAACGGCCCGGTCGGTTCCGGCTCGCCGACCTCCACGCGCAGCACCGGTTCTCCGTGGGTACGGGTTTCCTCGGGGAACAGTAGCCGGCCCTGCGTCTCCATGTCGGCTTCGGCCCGGCGCGAGAGGTCGACGTAGCCGCTGCGCGAACGGACCCGCAGGCCGGGCCGCCGGAGCTCAACCCGCACCTCGTGCGCCCGATCGTCGCGGCGGTACTCAGGCACGAAGCCGAGCCAGTAGTAGTTCGAGGTGTCTTCACTGACCCTCCGGAGCGCTCCGAGGTTCGCCCCGGCCACGTAGGCCCTGCCGCCCGTCTGCTCCGCGATCTGCCGCAGGTTCTGCCAGCGCATCAGACTCGGCCGCTTCTGCTGATCCACCGGATAGACGGTGTAGCCGAGGACGTTCGCGGTGTCGATCAGCGCGTCGAGGATGCTCCAGTCCGAGCGGAGTCCGATTCCCTGACTCGCCAGCCGAAACGAGCCGACCGGCCAGTCGCCCGCCAACAGCAGGAGCACCTTCCGACCTTCCGGCACGTCGAGCGACCGCATCGTCGAGCTGACGGCGGTGACGGAGAACTCGAGATCCCGCGCCAGGCTCTCGGCCCGCGCTTCGCTCGCCGCGCTCGGCAGGTCCATCGCCGCGAACGGCAGGTCGGCGGCTACGGAGGTGAGGTCTTCGTCGAAGCGGGCGCCCGGCGCCAGACCGCCCTCCGCGTTCCGGGCGAAGCGCGACTGGTCGATCAGCCGCGGCGACCTCAGCAGACCTCCGAAGGAACGGCCGCTTTCGAGTTCCGCCAGCGCGGCGCGGGTCCGCCGGCGGTCCGTCGTGAACGGGCTGAGAACCTGCAGCCGGCGGCGGCTCTGCACGACGACCGCGACCTGATCCCGCAGACCGAGGTTCGCCAACTGGTTGCCGAACCCGCGGACAACGGGCCGCCTGAACGTGACGTGAGTGTGGTCGTCGTCGACGAACAGGAGGTAGTTCGTCGGCACCGAATCGCCCTCGCCGATCGCCGGCGGCACCTCGCCTCCGCGCGACTCCACCGCCCTGTTCTCCAGGATCTCGGTGAAGTAGTCGACCCCCACCTCCAGGTCGTCCACGAAGATCCGGAAATCGTCGGCGTCGAGCCCATGCACTCGGTTGCCCGACCGATCCTCGACCACCACCTCCAGGTTGACCACCCGGACGTCGATCTCCTCGCCGAAGAAGAGATCGGGAGCCGGTTCGTCCGACTGCCCGGACGGCGGCTGCGCTACAGCCGTCTGCGTCCAGGCGAGGATCAGAGCAGCCGCGAGTACGAGTGAAGACCTGGGGGAGTTGGAGTAACCCACGCGCAGCCGATTCTGTCAGGGATTCGGCTCGACCCTTTGCGGCGCCACCCGCATGCGCGCGCTGGCGGTCTCTCGCGACAGTGGATCGTGCACGGTGACCACCACGTCGTGGAACAACCGGCGCAGAGACAGGGACGTCCGGTACAACACGACATCGTCCGCGGCCGGTAGGGAAGCGCCGCCGAGGCGCAGGTGCTGCACCGGTGCACCGGTCCGCCGACCCACGCGGTCGACGGCGGCGAAGCGAACTTCGAGGTCCTGCACGAACTGCCCGTCGTAAGGCAGTGCCGGGAACCTGCCCACCGGCAGGTAGACCGTGATCGGAACGTTCATCCTGCTTCGTTTCACGCTTTCCGCTGCTCCGACCTCGACCAGCAGCGGACCGCCGCCCGGCTTTGCTTCCGCCGGAAACAGGAGCTCGCGCAGAGCTTCCATGCCGGCTTCCCCGCGCCGGGACAGGTCCAGGTAGCCGCGGCGGGACCGGACCCGCAGGCGCGGCCGCTTGACCTCGACCCGGACGTCGTGCGCCCGGTCGTCGCGCACGTATCCGGGCACGAAACCCAGCCAGTAGTAGTGCGACGTGTCGGCGTTGACGATCTCCAGGGCCTTGACGTTGCTCCCCGCCATGAACGCCCTGCCGCCCGTGCCGTGCGCGACGTAGCGCATGTTGGCCCAAAGCCATCCGCCGGGGCCGCCCTGCTGGTCCACGGGATAGACGGTGTATCCGAGCAGGTTCGCCGTGTCGATCAGAGCGTCCAGGAGGTGGAGATCCGTCGACTTTCCGATGCTGGCCAGCCCAAGGTCCCCCGAGGGCCAGCTTCCCGCAAGCAGCAGGAGCACCTTGCGACCCTCCGGAGGGTCGAGAGCCCGCATCGTCGAAACGACCGCGTCGACGGAGAACTGCATGTCCCGGAACTGCATGTCGGGAGCCACCCAACCGCCAAGTCCAAACGTCCGGATACCCTGGGGACCGAGCGGAGCGAAGGTGGCTATACCCCTGCCCGGCCATCGAGCCTCAGGGTCCAGTGAGCCCTCGCCGGCGTAGGACTCCGCTTGCGCCAACTCCTCCGAATCGATCTCGCCCCGAATCGACGCGGCCGACACGGAGTCCCGGGAGGAAACGGCGTCTCCGCCTCCGGGCAAGCCATGATCGTCGGCAAGCCGCAGGCGCCGTTGGGTGCGCAGAAAGCCACCGAAGCGGCCGCCCTTGTCGAGGTCACCGAGGGCCCTGCGGGTCGCCTCACGGTCCGTAGTAAACGCACTCAGGATCTCCAGTTGGCGCCCGCTCTGGACGACAACCGCGACCTGGTCGCCCGCAGGCAGCTCCGCCAGCCGGTCCCGAAAGCCAAGCAGCACCGGTCGCCGGAGGACCACCTGAGAGTGGTCGTCATCAACGAAGAGGACGTAGTTCGTGGCAACGGTTTCTCCGGCTCCGATCGAAGGCGGACTGCCCGACCTGCCGCTGGCTACGGCCCGCTTGCCTCGGACTTCGGTGAAGTACTCGATAGCTACCTCGTCTCCGTCGACGAGAAGCCGGAAATCGTCGCTGTCGAGCCCGGTCACCCGCTCGCCGGCACGGTTCTCGACCACGACCTCCAGGTTGATCACCCGGACGTCGATCTCCTCGCCAAAGAGCAGCTCGGCCTGCGGTACGCCCGTCTGCTGAGCCGCCGCCGGCCAGCCGAAGCCCAGTACGAGCACAAGGGCTGCGAGCGGGCTACGGATGGTCCGGGTTCCCGTCAGGGCTTCACCTCGATACGGGCGCTCGCCGTCTGGCGCGACACGGGATCGTGGACCATGACGACCACGGTATGAGGCAGATGCCGCATCTCCAGGTCGGCGCGGAACCAGTGCACGCTGTCCTGGGAAGGAGCGGCGTCGTGACGCAGGTCGAGAGGAATCGCCGGCTGTTCCGCCCGCCAGCCGTCGCGATCGATGGTGGCGAAGCGCACTTCCAACCGCTGGACGTACCGGCCGTCCCAAGGTACCGCCGTGAAGCTCCCGACCGGGATTTCGACATCGACCGGAACGCTCATTCGCTTCCCGCGCAGGGACGTGGCGGTGCCGGTTCTCACCCTCAGCCCGATTTCGTCCGCTTCCCGCTGCCGCGGAAACAGGAGATGCCGTTGAGCCTCCATGTCGGCTTCTGCGACTCGCGACAGGTCCAGGTATCCCCGGCGAGCCCGCAGCTGGACGCCGCGGGCTCGTACCCGGACTTCGATGTCGTGTACGCGATCGTCGCGCCGGTACTCCGGCACGAAACCCAGCCAGTAGTAGTTCGACGTGTCGCTGGCGACCAGCTCGAGAGCCGAGATGTTGCTCCCAGCCATGAAGGCCAAGCCGCCCGTGTCGCGCGCGACGTAGCGCAGGTTCTGCCACAGCCTCGTGTTCGGCGAACCGGTCTGCTGGTCCATGGGATAGATCGTGTAACCCAACAGGTTCGCAGTGTCGATCAGACCGTCCAGTAACTCGAGATCGGTCCGCAGCCCGGCACCCGGACCGGAGGGCCGAAACTCCCCGGTCGGCCAGTATCCCGGCAGAAGCAGAAGCACCTTGCGTCCCTCGGGCGGATCGAGCGCCCGCATCGCCGAGACCACGGCATCGACCGACAGGCTCAGATCCTGCTCGAGGATCGAGCCTCTCGCTTCCTGCTCGAAACTGTCGGGCTTCATGCCGGCGAACACAAGGTCGGACGCCACGATCTCCCCTGCGGCGCCCAGGCTCTCGGCAACGACCGTCCGGCTGTCCAACGGCCCGACTGTTCCCGTTTCCCCGTCAAAGTAGTCCGTCACGCCTCCGCCGTGGCGAGCGAGGTCCGCCGCTGCCTCGGACGCCCAGCTCTGCGGCCCGGCATCGCGGAAGTACGCGGCCGTTCCGCCACGACCTCCGGTGAATGTCCTGAGGACTCGCCGGGAATCCAGCAGGCCGCGAAAACGTCGACCCCGATCGAGCTTCCCGAGTGCGGCCAGGGTCGCCTCGCGGTCCGTCGTGAACGGACTCAGGAGCTCCAGGCGCCCGTCGTTCTGCACGACGACGGCCACCCGGTCGGCCGGATCCAGTAGGCCGAGCCTGTCCGCGAACCCCCGCAACACGGGCCGCCTCTGGGCCACCAGAGTGCGCTCGTCGTCCACGAAGAGGAGGAAGTTCGTGGCGACGACATCGCTCTCGCCCACGGCCGGCGGCGTCTCGGCGCCGGACGTCGACCGCGCACGCCCCTGCGAGACCTCGGTGAAGTACTCGACATCGACCTCCTCACCGTCTA
Protein-coding regions in this window:
- a CDS encoding VOC family protein, whose protein sequence is MSLIDGVGGAFVFSEDPKRLADWYTEHLGIEFEGSEEFGAFYVRYVAADPEDPAWVMDTTFAIMKAKRPVPRMARNEGVGQGDMYGDQPFMVNLRVRDLAALLAHLAERGVEPLRTDDEGYALFAWILDGDGNRVELYQPRVEAALSAAQA
- a CDS encoding VWA domain-containing protein, which translates into the protein MLVLGFGWPAAAQQTGVPQAELLFGEEIDVRVINLEVVVENRAGERVTGLDSDDFRLLVDGDEVAIEYFTEVRGKRAVASGRSGSPPSIGAGETVATNYVLFVDDDHSQVVLRRPVLLGFRDRLAELPAGDQVAVVVQSGRQLEILSAFTTDREATRRALGDLDKGGRFGGFLRTQRRLRLADDHGLPGGGDAVSSRDSVSAASIRGEIDSEELAQAESYAGEGSLDPEARWPGRGIATFAPLGPQGIRTFGLGGWVAPDMQFRDMQFSVDAVVSTMRALDPPEGRKVLLLLAGSWPSGDLGLASIGKSTDLHLLDALIDTANLLGYTVYPVDQQGGPGGWLWANMRYVAHGTGGRAFMAGSNVKALEIVNADTSHYYWLGFVPGYVRDDRAHDVRVEVKRPRLRVRSRRGYLDLSRRGEAGMEALRELLFPAEAKPGGGPLLVEVGAAESVKRSRMNVPITVYLPVGRFPALPYDGQFVQDLEVRFAAVDRVGRRTGAPVQHLRLGGASLPAADDVVLYRTSLSLRRLFHDVVVTVHDPLSRETASARMRVAPQRVEPNP
- a CDS encoding c-type cytochrome; the encoded protein is MRPPRPAAAASSVPEGRSAGLALAAAALVVAGCAGPRSNGPVLDGVPSGFELHPAFALELAAAEPVTVDPIDLAFDERGRAFVLELPGYPDMERPARIVELADRDGDGTWDHRRLFADDLGMADSILPWRRGLLVAAPPHIVYLEDTDGDGRADRRDVLLSGFAEGNPQHNVNALRYGLDNWIYGVNGGNGARVFWPESPDEVGLPRAEEDIGQDDFRVDFGARRFERTGRGAGGFGMTFGPWGRVFGTHNLDHLSQVVIPRRYLEPLPAAWQDGRLRLAAPPEGGPAELFPIGVRQTRPNHPEQSRSFSAACSVTVYAGGAFDGVGLEEQGTQVFIADPSANVVHRAVVDTAGAAAEAVRGRPGVEFLASTDPLFRPVNLTVGPDGALYVLDMHRAVVEHPEWIPDPMEAELDLYEGGDRGRIFRIVPARGLPAAFEDFAGFDRSRPADLLDALSHPNRWRRLAAQRLLVEEFAAAPPEALVGDLREMLENAQPLGRLHALWTLSGFGELDRESLEAALDDPGPELRRNAVLAFEETLRDDAPASPLMPLVPRVVALIGDPDPAVRLQAMLTSGMLLRSEVGGEAPLRGATMSAVVAGVTSAAEEAPVPAESATGQRWLRLAAASVLAVDPVRSLELLLTSGVADGEVVERVATLLPAERLGELMAGEPVLRALSASAEGRSGVGDALLAGLTAAATGEGDRTVDDSALAGPLRRLRQSGDDVLAASAWRLSAALGAEASPAEVGLLDCAGVRAANPAGGLEERLEAVALFGLRRHWPAASEEVVPRCPEAADTAETRVAETVPVGETWLERMGALLDADQPRRVQRAAMAELASADEGAVTAYLVERWSYLGPDARRDAGSYLIRSRSRHGALLDALESGRIGLGEMNFILERRRFLLRSPDQEIRRRARALFDDAGVVTRAEAIEAMRPALQLDGDPNRGEALFHELCARCHRSGGAGSGPGPDLSGVGRKSAETLLHDILDPNAAVDAAYVNYVVETTDGEVHSGLLAESAGGGIVLRAAEDLLVEVPAERVREVRSDSLSMMPEELEAGLEPADMADLLAFLNR
- a CDS encoding peroxiredoxin, yielding MLASAVTLASASAGAANLAVGDAAPDFTLPSTDGSQVTLSSFAGQKNVVLAFFPKAFTAGUTMEMKGYQAGISDFTGSDSIVFGISTDVLDENKRFAEELELDFALLSDAGGEVAKQYGGMMERFPTAANRVTYVVGKDGKIAYIGEGAEAMNPAGAKDACLGLD
- a CDS encoding VWA domain-containing protein, coding for MGYSNSPRSSLVLAAALILAWTQTAVAQPPSGQSDEPAPDLFFGEEIDVRVVNLEVVVEDRSGNRVHGLDADDFRIFVDDLEVGVDYFTEILENRAVESRGGEVPPAIGEGDSVPTNYLLFVDDDHTHVTFRRPVVRGFGNQLANLGLRDQVAVVVQSRRRLQVLSPFTTDRRRTRAALAELESGRSFGGLLRSPRLIDQSRFARNAEGGLAPGARFDEDLTSVAADLPFAAMDLPSAASEARAESLARDLEFSVTAVSSTMRSLDVPEGRKVLLLLAGDWPVGSFRLASQGIGLRSDWSILDALIDTANVLGYTVYPVDQQKRPSLMRWQNLRQIAEQTGGRAYVAGANLGALRRVSEDTSNYYWLGFVPEYRRDDRAHEVRVELRRPGLRVRSRSGYVDLSRRAEADMETQGRLLFPEETRTHGEPVLRVEVGEPEPTGPFRRKMLVPVTVYIPVGYFPVFPFEDRFLARLELRFAVVDRNGQQARMPVIPLNLAGGTQPAPDAVVSYDTVLTLRRRPHDLLVSVHDPVSRQTVSVRTQVRSRMDPTTTGGSP
- a CDS encoding VWA domain-containing protein — its product is MTIVNLHPRLCGRRDSCRALLAVLAAALAFGYPAGAQEPDASSSSEVAFGEEIDVRVVNLEVVAEDGEGRRVPGLMADDFQVLVDGEEVDVEYFTEVSQGRARSTSGAETPPAVGESDVVATNFLLFVDDERTLVAQRRPVLRGFADRLGLLDPADRVAVVVQNDGRLELLSPFTTDREATLAALGKLDRGRRFRGLLDSRRVLRTFTGGRGGTAAYFRDAGPQSWASEAAADLARHGGGVTDYFDGETGTVGPLDSRTVVAESLGAAGEIVASDLVFAGMKPDSFEQEARGSILEQDLSLSVDAVVSAMRALDPPEGRKVLLLLPGYWPTGEFRPSGPGAGLRTDLELLDGLIDTANLLGYTIYPMDQQTGSPNTRLWQNLRYVARDTGGLAFMAGSNISALELVASDTSNYYWLGFVPEYRRDDRVHDIEVRVRARGVQLRARRGYLDLSRVAEADMEAQRHLLFPRQREADEIGLRVRTGTATSLRGKRMSVPVDVEIPVGSFTAVPWDGRYVQRLEVRFATIDRDGWRAEQPAIPLDLRHDAAPSQDSVHWFRADLEMRHLPHTVVVMVHDPVSRQTASARIEVKP